From Rhodamnia argentea isolate NSW1041297 chromosome 10, ASM2092103v1, whole genome shotgun sequence, a single genomic window includes:
- the LOC115753880 gene encoding probable membrane-associated kinase regulator 6 — MEASQPLSIESFSYSWLVNRNPSAEITDGSVRASLDASEEAYFIEMDPRFPSSKSFRRNSISYDFKFDFPTSQPPLPFVHADEVFRDGYVLPFFVDPLKLKSCEASNHPTSSPPPPVHVKRTVMPESKLRSPSLRQCRRLSRRIFRKYLHLFRPLVQMMRGRGTGPKAEETRGAKSQAIKNSVHPVECSPRISSAYSADEWRRSCDSESSIYEAVLHCKRSIGR; from the exons ATGGAAGCTTCCCAGCCTCTCTCCATTGAGAGCTTTTCCTATAGTTGGCTGGTGAACCGAAATCCCTCTGCAGAAATTACAGATGGTTCCGTCCGGGCCTCGCTCGATGCATCCGAAGAAGCTTATTTCATTGAAATGGACCCCAGATTCCCATCCTCAAAGAGCTTCCGCAGGAACTCCATCTCTTATGATTTCAAGTTCGATTTCCCGACTTCGCAACCTCCGTTGCCTTTTGTTCACGCCGACGAGGTCTTTCGCGACGGCTATGTCTTGCCCTTTTTCGTCGACCCATTGAAGCTGAAGTCCTGCGAAGCCTCGAACCACCCGACTTCTTCCCCGCCTCCTCCTGTTCACGTGAAGAGAACCGTGATGCCCGAAAGTAAATTGCGTTCTCCATCGCTGAGGCAGTGCCGGCGGTTATCGAGGCGGATATTCCGGAAGTACTTGCATTTGTTCAGGCCACTCGTCCAAATGATGCGAGGACGCGGGACAGGGCCTAAAGCAGAGGAAACTCGTGGTGCAAAAAGTCAGGCAATCAAGAACTCCGTCCATCCGGTCGAGTGCTCCCCCAGGATAAGCTCCGCGTACTCCGCAGACGAATGGCGGAGGTCTTGCGATTCAGAGAGCTCCATTTACGAGGCGGTTCTCCATTGTAAAAGATCCATCG GCAGATGA